The genomic window TGACCGGGCTGCTCAAGGGCGAAATGTGCATCGACAACTCAGGCCCCGAAGGAACGGTAATCCACCTCGGCATACCCTTCCGGGCCAGCCTGGGGGGCGAAAAGGTGCAGGCGGGCGCGCGGCGGGCCCACGATGCGGCGGTCGGGCGATCCCTGCGCATCCTGCTGGCCGAAGACGACGCCGTGAACTCCCTGGCGGGGAGGAAACTCCTGGAGAAGTGCGGGCATCAGGTCCGCACCGCCGCGGACGGGGCGCAGGCCGTCGAGCTCCTGCGCCGTGAGGAGTTCGACCTGGTCCTCATGGACGTTCAGATGCCGGTGATGGACGGCCTCGAAGCCACACGGGCCATCAGAACGGACCGGTCGCTGGGGGACAAGGCCTCGGTGCCTGTAGTGGCCATGACCGCCTACGCCATGAGCGGCGACAAGGAGAGATGCCTGGCGGCGGGCATGGACGGCTACATCTCCAAGCCCGTGGACAAGGAAGGCCTGCTGGCCGCCATCCGGGAGGCCACTAACGTCTAAGCGCAGCGGCCCGGAGGGCGGGGCTCAGTTCCCGAGCAGGATAGTCAACGGCAGGAACAGGTTCCTCTGCGAAACCACCGTCGCCGTCATCGTGGGCCCCGCGAAGGAGATGTCCTTCAGGCCCAGCCGCGTGGCCTGCCCGGAATACAGGTTGGAGGCGGGCGTGCTCGTGGGGGTGAAGGCGTTGGTCACGTTGCCCAGGTAGAATAGGTTGCTCTGATCACCGGGCGAGCCCCCCTGTCCGTAGGGGCCAAGGATGTTGAAGGCGCTGGAGGCCTGCACCGCCGTGACGCCCTGGTGGGAGCCCGCGACGTAGGCGTTGATGTCGTTCAAGCCGAGGTTGCCCACGCCTGGGTTGCCGATGGCGTTGTCCACATGCAGGATGAGCAGCCCCCCCTGGTAGCTGGGGCGGAAGTACCTGAATCCTTTGTCCCATCCATCGCAGTAGCGATTCTCGGCCAGGAAGTACTCGGTGGCGCTCAGGGCCGTGTTGGCGAGCTTGAGGGTGGTGTCCGAGAGGGCCGGCCCGAAGCTGCGCCTCTGACCGTTGAGGCCGGGCGTGCGCACCGTGTCCCAGATGCAATAGGCCCGTGACCAAGCGTCGAAGGCCACCGGCGTAGTGCCTGAATCTTCCCCTGTGTCCGCGCCCCAGGAGCCGAAGGACATGCTGGAGAACATGCCCAGGCCGTAGTTGGCGTAGTTGACGTCGTAGAGGTCGGGCATGCCGCACATCTGGTGGCCCATCTCGTGGGCGATGACACCCATGGGGTGCTGGCGGGAATACACGTTGAGCTCCCCGTTCATGGCCCAGTCGGTCAGGGTCTTGCCCCCGGCCAGCACGCCCGGGCCACCCCAGGCGTGGGCCCAGATGTTGGGTGTCAGGGCAGTTCCGGAAGCCTCATAGCCTGCGGGGATGAAGTAGATGACTGCTTCGGACGGCGTGATGGAGCCGTCGCTGTTGGCGTCCAGGCTGGCGAAGTCCACATAGGCTGATGCTGCGGCCAGGGCCTGATTCAGCCAGGCCGTCTCCACCGAATAGTCGAAGGTGCCGCCGTAGTTGGGATGGTTGATGCCCAGGGTCACGTTGACCACTCCGGGCGTGGCGTTGCTGTTCTGGGTGTGGTTGATGGGCGTGACGACGAGCTTGGAGTGGGAGTTGTCCAGGTAGTAGTTGGCCACGGACTTCACGCCGGGCGCGGTGTTGAACAGTCGGCCGTACCAGGCCTGGTTGGTGGTGGTGAGGGCGCGGTTGGCGAAGGCCACCAGGATGACGAGCATCTTCTTCTGGCCCTGCACCAGGGTGGGCGTCCAGGGGTTGGCGGCGCTCTGCACCGCGTCGGCCTGGGACGCGGCGGAAGAGGCTGCCCCGGCCTGCGCTTGCGCGCCCTGCATGTTGGCGGCGCGCGTCCTGTGCAGCCCCCGGGCGAAGCCGTCCCGCATGGCCTTGTCGGGAACGGGGCGCAGGTTCCTGGCTTCGGCGGGCGGCGCGTGCCTGCCTGGGATCAGCCCCGATGGTGCGAGCTCCCGGCTTTCGACGACGGCCTCGCCCGTAGCCTGCCGCGAGACGCTCCTTGGGCCGGAAGGCAGGGCGTATTCGAAATACCCGTTGGCCTTGTTCCGAACCAGAGTGTAGCCGTCGTTGGTCTCCGTCCAGTTCTGGAACTCGTCGCCCCGGATGCGCACCGTCAATCGGGAGCCGTCGGGCTGTTCAGCCTCCACAGGGAACGGAATGGCCGGGCCGGCGTGGGCCAGGGCGCTCAGGGCCAGCGAAAAGGCGGCAAAGGCAGCGAAAAATCGGGCGTATATCGGCATCATTGGTTCCTTGGGGGAGGCAGCCAGGCGGGCAGGCGCCATTTCAAATATTATTCCTATCACCCAATAATTCCCGCAAGCCGTCTTCACAAGACCTCACCTGATGAAAGTCATGCACTATGCGTCCATCACGCCAGGATGGCAGGCAATTTGGCCCGCACCGGAGCCGTGCTGCCGGACCTTCTGTTCGTTAGCTCTCTGGCCTTGACCTGCGCCCGGAGAAAGGGATTACTAGAGGCAGGGACACGCACACGCGAGGAGGAACCCATGACCCCAGCGATCAAGGTTTATGCCCTCTCCACCTGCCACCACTGCGCCGCGGCCAAAGAATACCTGACGTCGCGCAACCTGCCCTTTGATTGCGTCTACGTGGACCGCCTCTACACCGAAGACCGCAATCAGGTCATGGCCGAATTGCGCAGGATCAACCCCTCCCTCTCCTTCCCCACCATCGTCATCGGGGAGACGGTGGTTGCGGGCTTCCAGGCTGACAAGATCGAGGCCGCTCTGGAAAAGTGACGCCTCGTCTGAATGCGGGGCGCGGCTTTCACCCATACGGCGAAGCGAAAGCCCCCCGCGAGGGCGAGGGGCCTTCTTGATGACGTCGCGGATCCGCCGGGAAGGGCCTGTCGGCTACAGGCCGCGGCGGAACACCTCCCCCAGCCCCCAGAGGGCCAGAACCCAGCCGCAGAGCACCACAGCCCAACCAACGCCGAGGGCCGCCCGCCGCCCGGTCTGGGGCAGGGCCTGCGTGCATGCGCCCGCAACCGGCGAGGCCCCCAGCCGCGCATTCCAGTCGCCGCGCTCGTGGCGGACCTCCTCCAGGGGCATGCAGCCGTCCACGATGGCCATGTCCATGGGGAACCGCGAGCGGCGCAGATGCGCTACCGTGAAGTGGATCAGGAATATGTAGCCCATGGCCAGGAACGCCTCGTCGTGGTGCAACACCAGGGCGATGTTCAGCCACCAGCCGGGAACATGGCGGGCTGAGACCACCGGGTCCACCAGCAACAGCCCGCTGCCCCCGATGATGGCCACGCCCCAGAACACCGCCCAATAGTCGAACTTCTCCCAATATGCCCAGCGATCCAGGGGCGGGTGCTTATTGATGCCGAGCATCCATCCGACGTGCTTGAAAAAGTCCGAGAAGTCCCGGATGCGGGGCATCATGGAGTCCGGCCCCGGCAGGAGCCCGCGGGGCGACGTGAACAGCACGTGGACCACGTGGGCCAGCAGGATCGCCACCATGAATATTCCACCGGCTTTGTGCGCGGCCAACACTCCGGCCTGGCCGCCGAACAGCCCGGCCAGGCGCTCGCCCCACACGCCCTCCCCGTACATCCTGGCGAAGCCCGTCACGGACTGCACCATGAAGGAAAGGGCCATCATGGCGTGAAAGACCCTCTGCGTCAGCGTGAAGCGTGGTATGTTCATGGCTGCCCCCCCTTGCGGCGGCTGTCCCTGAGTTCACGCAGCAGCCAGAGCACGGTGTGCGGAACAAACAGCAGGAACACGCCAAGCAGAAGACCGTGCATCCCCCAGGACACCACGGACAGGGCCTTGAACTCCTTGGCCGCTTCCTCGGAGAGCGGTCTGGGCTGGTGCACCACGAAACTGGCGAAGGACGCCCCCGCGCCCTCGTGGCATTTGGCGCAGACGTAAGCATGCCTGCGCATGGGGTTGAGCCTGGAGAAGAAATGGTTCACGCTGGCCACGGGCTCCTGCCCGTGGCATTGGCGGCAGCTGACGCCCGCGTGCTCCGCGTGGGTGTTCCGCACGGCTCCGGCGTGGCAATCCTCGCACTTCTTGTAGCGATAAAACGGAATGCCCGCGTGTGCGTCGGCCAGGAACATCCGGTTGCGCGCCCGGCCTTGCGATCCGGAGTCCTGGATGGTGCCAGGCCCGGTACGCTGCAATCCGCCCTGTTTCTGCCTCGGCAGAACCTCGCTGTCGTCATAGCGCCCGGAACTCGCCTCATAGGCCTGGTAGCCGACGCTGCGGGACGAATACTCCCCCTGGCTCCATGCCCACGGCGGTGCTCCCAGCGCAAGCACCAGAACCA from Fundidesulfovibrio soli includes these protein-coding regions:
- a CDS encoding M6 family metalloprotease domain-containing protein — its product is MPIYARFFAAFAAFSLALSALAHAGPAIPFPVEAEQPDGSRLTVRIRGDEFQNWTETNDGYTLVRNKANGYFEYALPSGPRSVSRQATGEAVVESRELAPSGLIPGRHAPPAEARNLRPVPDKAMRDGFARGLHRTRAANMQGAQAQAGAASSAASQADAVQSAANPWTPTLVQGQKKMLVILVAFANRALTTTNQAWYGRLFNTAPGVKSVANYYLDNSHSKLVVTPINHTQNSNATPGVVNVTLGINHPNYGGTFDYSVETAWLNQALAAASAYVDFASLDANSDGSITPSEAVIYFIPAGYEASGTALTPNIWAHAWGGPGVLAGGKTLTDWAMNGELNVYSRQHPMGVIAHEMGHQMCGMPDLYDVNYANYGLGMFSSMSFGSWGADTGEDSGTTPVAFDAWSRAYCIWDTVRTPGLNGQRRSFGPALSDTTLKLANTALSATEYFLAENRYCDGWDKGFRYFRPSYQGGLLILHVDNAIGNPGVGNLGLNDINAYVAGSHQGVTAVQASSAFNILGPYGQGGSPGDQSNLFYLGNVTNAFTPTSTPASNLYSGQATRLGLKDISFAGPTMTATVVSQRNLFLPLTILLGN
- a CDS encoding glutaredoxin family protein encodes the protein MTPAIKVYALSTCHHCAAAKEYLTSRNLPFDCVYVDRLYTEDRNQVMAELRRINPSLSFPTIVIGETVVAGFQADKIEAALEK
- a CDS encoding formate dehydrogenase subunit gamma, with protein sequence MNIPRFTLTQRVFHAMMALSFMVQSVTGFARMYGEGVWGERLAGLFGGQAGVLAAHKAGGIFMVAILLAHVVHVLFTSPRGLLPGPDSMMPRIRDFSDFFKHVGWMLGINKHPPLDRWAYWEKFDYWAVFWGVAIIGGSGLLLVDPVVSARHVPGWWLNIALVLHHDEAFLAMGYIFLIHFTVAHLRRSRFPMDMAIVDGCMPLEEVRHERGDWNARLGASPVAGACTQALPQTGRRAALGVGWAVVLCGWVLALWGLGEVFRRGL
- a CDS encoding cytochrome c3 family protein — protein: MRFKATALLVLVLALGAPPWAWSQGEYSSRSVGYQAYEASSGRYDDSEVLPRQKQGGLQRTGPGTIQDSGSQGRARNRMFLADAHAGIPFYRYKKCEDCHAGAVRNTHAEHAGVSCRQCHGQEPVASVNHFFSRLNPMRRHAYVCAKCHEGAGASFASFVVHQPRPLSEEAAKEFKALSVVSWGMHGLLLGVFLLFVPHTVLWLLRELRDSRRKGGQP